ACGGCCTTCATGGCCCGAATTTCTCCTGCGGGGTCTAAGTCGTTTGCCCTTTCATAAGATCCGGTCCCCCATCCGTCGGGGGCTGATCGAGCGTCGACGGAGCAAACGGTAAAAGCGCGAACGCCGTGCATCGACGTATGCGCCAGGCCGACGAAACGACGCGGCAGCGACTCGCCGACGCCCTGCGAGCCGAACCGGCGACGCCGAGCGAACTGGCAACCCAGTTCGATCTGACTCCCCACGCGGTCGTCCGCCACGTCGAACACGTCTCCCGGTCGGTCGAGGGAACCGACGAACGGCTGCTCGTCGCGCCGCCGACGTGTCGAGACTGCGGGTTCGACGACTACGACGATTTGTTGAACCTCCCCTCGCGCTGTCCCGACTGCAAGAGCGAGTCGGTCGACGAACCGACGTTCACTATCGAATAACCGCAGGTGACAGTCGTTCCATCGTTACAGTCATCAATGCCGACTGATCCTCATCATAGTTCGACACTCATATTTAGGGGGCACGCGAGAACCTGATACGTGCCCTCGATCGAACGGTGACGATAGTCCCATCGGCAGCGGTCGGTCGGGTCCGACCACGGACAGACCCGAACCCGTTCCGACCCGTCGTCGTTTGGCTCGAGGCTCGAGCACCTATGACGTCCAGATCCCACTCGGAACTCGATGCGGTCGAGTTCGTCCAGACAGTACTCGACTGGCTCGACGACCGCGACGCGTCGGCAGAGACGCTCGACGACGCGTTCGCCCTGCTGGCCAACCAGCGCCGCCGGCTCCTGCTGGAGGTCATGCGGACCTACGACGAGGAACTGACGCTCCCGGACGCGGCCGAGGAAGTCGCCATCCGCGAGACCGGCCACAACGTGACGAACATCTCGCCCGAACACGTCACCGAGGTGTACCTCTCGCTGTACCACGATCACCTGCCGCGCCTGGTCGACGCCGGGCTCCTCGAGTACGATCAGGAACGGGACCTGGTCGCTCCCGATGCGGTCTAACGGTCAGAACTCCACGTTCGAGGATGAGGCGCGATCGAGGTCGTCGCGCTCGATCGGGCCGGGACCGACGAACTCGAACTCGTCATCCACCAGGTAAACGTCGCCGTCCGAGACGGTGACCTCGAGGTCGGTGAGATAGGCACCCTCGCAGGGACCGAAGGTGCAGCGCCCGGACTCGGCCTCAAAGTACGCGCCGTGGTTCGCACAGACGAGTTCGCCGTTTCGCATCGGCGCACCCGAGCCCTTGTCTAATTTGATGTGCGTGAGGTGCTGGCAGTAGTTGAGCCAGCACGCGATCTCGGCGGGACCGGCTTCGTCTCCATCGCTCTCCCCGTCTCCGTCGAATCCATCCCCGTCTCCGGTCGTCGGTTCGCCGCCGTCGGCCGGCGCGGTTCTGACGAGAATCGCTTCCCGTTCTTCGTCCGACTCGTCGGTCACGCGAAAGAGAAACGTCGAGTCGGTGGGTACGTCCGGCAGCGCTGCGATCCGTCCTGCGTCGGCTGCATCCATTGGGCCGTTCTTACCGGTCACTGGCCCTGAACGTTACGACACCGCACACGCGATTGTCTGACGGAGCTTTAAACCACTGTCCGACCAACGCGGTCCATGGACTCCCTTCTCATCTACGGTTCCTACGGCTACACCGGGCGGCTGATCGCCCGCGAGGCTGTCGCCCGGGGCGGGTCGCCCGTCGTCGCCGGCCGCGACGGGCGCGCCGTCGCCGACCAGGCCGACGACCTCGGCGTCGAGGGTCGGACGTTCGATCTCGAAGCGGGGAGCGGGACCCTCGACGCTCAACTCGCGTCCTTCGACGCCGTTCTCAACTGTGCGGGTCCGTTCGTCGAGACGGCCGAGCCGCTGGTCGAGGCCTGCCTCGAGACGGAGACGGACTATCTGGACATCACCGGCGAGTTCGCGGTCTTCGAATTCCTCCGCCAGCGCGACCGGGCGGCCCGTCAGGCGGGGATCACGATCCTGCCTGGCGTCGGCTTCGACGTCGTCCCGTCGGACTGCCTGGCGGCCTTCCTCGCCGAGCAACTGCCCGCGGCCGACCGGTTGCGCCTCGGGATCACGGGCGGCGGCGGGCTCTCGCGGGGGACCGCCTGGACGCTCGTCGAACACCTCGGCGACGGGGGCGTCGTGCGCCGGAACGGGCGGCTCATTCAGGTGCCGGCGGCCTTCCGCACGCGCGAGATCGACTTCGGCGACGGCCCCGAACACGCGATCACGATCCCGTGGGGCGACGTCGTCACCGCGGCTCACAGCACCGGTATCGAGTCGATCGAAGTCTACGCCGCCGCGCCGCGGTGGGCGGCGACGGGACTGTCGGCCGTCGACTCGCTCGCCTGGCTGCTCGACCGCCGTCCCGTCGCGGGCGCACTGAAGCGGCTGATCGACGCCCGTTTCGACGGCCCGGCCGAACGGGAGTTGGCGACCGGCAGCGCCGTCGTCTGGGGCGAAGTCATCGACGAGGAAACCGACAGACGGGCCCGCGCTCGGCTCCGCACGCCGAACCCCTATGCGCTGACTGCCGAGTCGGCGGTCTCGGCCGCCGAGCGCGTCCTCGGGATCGGGGACGACGGACGGGATCGGATTCCGTCGGGATTCCAGACGCCCGCGAGCGCCTTCGGACCCGACTTCGCGCTCGAACTCTCGGGGACGGAGCGGGAACCGGTCGAGATGCCCGCCGACTCGGGCGAGTCGACCCGTCGAGTCGTCGAGTCCGACGACTGACGCGGGTAGCTATTCTCCGCGAGCGAATTTGCATCGCCGGCTCAGTCCGAGTAACACGACTGCTCGACGCGCTCGTCGTACAGCCGCGAGAGCCGCTCCGTTACCGGACCGCCACCGATATCGCGACCGTCGAGCGTCGCGATCGGTCGCAGTTCCCAGGTCCGATTCGTCAGGAACGCCTCGTCGGCGTCGGAGACGTCGGCGGGCTCGTAGCGGCCCTCGCGGACCTCGATATCGGCCCGACGAGCCAGCTCGAGCACGATCTCGCGGGTGATCCCCGGCAGGACGGGGCCGTCGGTCGTCGGCGTGTACAACGCGCCGTCGCGGACGAAAAACAGGTTGCTCGTCGCGCCCTCTGTCAGTCGGCCCTCGCGGTCGCACATGAGCGCCTCGTCGGTCCCGGCGTCGAGTTCCGCACGCGCGAGGATCCCATTGAGGTAGTTGTGGGTCTTGGCCGCGGCCAGGATCGCCTGGTCGGGAATCCGGCGCGTCTCGACCGTCGCGACGGTCGCCGGGCCGTCCCAGACGGACTCGCCCTCGAGCCCGCCGCGAGGGAGGGGTTTGACGTAGACGACGACGGTCGGATCGACCGCCGGCTGCGGGGTAAGCTTGCCCGGCTGGACGCCGCGGGTGATCGAGAGCCGGACGTAGGCGTCCGCCAGGCCGTTCGCCGCGAGCGTCTCGTCGATCCGCGCGCGCAGGTCGTCGGGCGCCAGGCCGTGGTCGAGCGAGAGGAGGTCGCAGGTTCGTTCGAGCCGGTCGACGTGAGCGTCCCAGGCGAAGAGCGTTCCGCCGTAGGCCCGCAGGGTCTCGAAGGCGGCGTCGCCGTAGCGGAAGCCGCGGTCGTCGACGCTGACGGTCGCCTCGTCGGCGGGGACGAGTTCGCCGTCGACGTGATAGAGGTGGTCGTCGGTCATAGCGTGCGATCGCCGTCGCGTTCATCCCTTCGTCGCGCCCGGAGCACTATGAACCCACTGTCCGCCCGTCGTGAACGCACGCCGCTACCCGGGAGCGTCTCGGTCACGCAGTGCCCGTGCAGGGGGACTCCGAAGCCACGTGTTCTAATGAGGGGTAGTTGATAGGAATGTTGAGAGAGCGGTGCTGAATACATGGTGCGTATCGGTCACCAAGTTTTCGTGATTACCTCTTGTAGGAATACTCCAAACGGTGGGTGGACACGATACGATTCAGTCGCCGGACAGGTGGTTCCCACGAGCGATGACATACATAAGTATGATCCCCGCACCGACGGCGAGGATAAATTGCCCGATCACTGCCAGTATCGCAGCTGGACCCTGAGCACCGAGCAAGAATACGAGAGTGACCGGGACGAGACTGACGAGCGCGAATGCACCGATGAGTTTGCCGAGCGGGACTGCTTCGTATCGAATCCAAGACTATCGTCGCAACGGCCCGGCGGCGTGAGGGAGTGCTCGCCATCCATTGTCCGCTTCGATGTCCGAGTGCTTGCGCGTTGTACTGCTGGGCGTCCAAGCAGACCATATTCCGTATCAGGAATGTTCCCACTATCTCGGTGGTGGAGCGGGGTATAGAGGGCTACAGTACCTACTAGTAGTGATGTCCGAATCAGAAGTGACCCGCTGGGAGTACGAGACGCTTCGCCCACCGCGCGATGAGACCCAAAAAGAAGCAGAGGATCCGAAAGCAGAGTTGAATCAACTCGGTGCAGAAGGCTGGGAGTTTGTGGAGACGATCGACTACGAGGGAGGCGGCACCAAGTACCTCGTTTTCAAGCGACCTGCCCAATCGGGTGAGCCAGTATGACTGACAAGACCGACATCAGTACGGCCAACACGATGCGTGAGCGCTCAGGCGAGAGTCGGATTAAACTCTGGTTGCTGCTGCGCGCGAACCGCTTTCTCGTCTCCATCGTCCTGACCAGTGCCGTGTTCGTCGCATTCGTCATCGCCGTCGCTGTCCTCGATCCACCGTTTTCACAGCAAATCGAGTCCGGCGACATGACCGACACGATGTTCTCGACGATGATCACGGTCATCGTGACTGGGACGACACTCGTCGTCACGATCGGTCAGCTCGTCCTCTCCCAAGAGAACGGCCCGCTCGGTGATCAACGCGAGCGGATGGCCAGTTCGATGGATGTCCGGGACTTTACTGAAGAATTAATCGGATCTCCGAGTCCTGCCGATCCATCCGAATTCCTCCGGCAGATCATCGGAATCACGGCACAACGGACGACGGCTCTTCGAGAGTCTATTGACAAGAATGATAACGAGAACCTCCGAGAAGAGGTCGATGAATTCGCTGAAAGCGTCACTGGGAACGCTGACACGGTGCGTGACCAACTTGAGGATGCGCAGTTCGGCTCGTTCAATGTGTTATTCGCTGCACTAAATTTCAATTATAGCTGGAAAATCTTCCAAGTTGAACGTCTCGCGAACGAATACGAAGAGAGCCTCAATGAGGAAGAACGCGGCTTGCTTGACGACCTCAAAACAGCGCTGTCTCTGTTTGGTCCGGCGCGCGAACACATCAAGACGCTGTACTTCCAGTGGGCACTCATCGACTTGTCTCAGATGATTCTCTATGCTGCAGTCCCGGCATTGGCCGTTGCGGGTATCATGGTCGGAATCGTCGATGCGGGGACGTTCCCAGGAAGCACACTCGGTCTCGATCACATCATCCTCGTCGTGGGCGGTGCGTTTGCGGTGACGCTCGTTCCATTCATGCTGTTCGTCTCGTACGTCCTTCGCATCGTCACCATAGCAAAACGGACACTTGCCATCGAGCCGCTGATCCTCCGCGAATCACAACGCTAAGATCCGACGCAGAACTCAAACCTCAGACACGGTTGGATGTGGACGCTTCGTGAGGTACTGAGGTTAGTCACTCTCTGAACGGGCGTCGATTGCTCGCGTCCCGCCACAGTTCCAATACCGTCCTCCGCGAGGAGATCAACACAGGCGCTGTTGAATGCCTTTGGGAAATTCCCCAACCCCATTGCAGCCTCTAACATCGAAAATATAGCCCGAAACGATTCGTCGCCCCTAATCCATTGGAATGACCGATGGACACTCTATATTCAGCAGGCCGTTTGTATCAGCCACCGAGGTTCTCAAAGGACCGACTGATTCAAACCGGTCTACCACCGGTGCTACCTGAAGAGATTATCCCGCTTGACCACCGAGGACCTATATGCAGCGGTGCGACCAGCCAACGAGATCGTCCGGGAGCGTGGGTGTGAGGGCCTGGAACCGAAGCTCGAAGGGGAGAATAGCGTGACCGACGACCCCCTCCCAGCCGAACACCTCTCGCCGCTCGCCACGCTCGTCGACGAGGTACTCGCGAGCGTCGGCTACGAGGTGGCGGCTGCCACCGACGCCATTGACGATGCTGTCCCCGGCTACGGCGGTCTATTCGACCCCGCGACCACCCCGGCCGAGTTGCGTCGCGCGCTCGAAAGCCTGCTCGCGTCGGGACTCACCCGGCCATCCGTCCCCGAGCCGACGAGCGACACATTCGTCCTCTACGTCGACGGCAGTTCACGCGGCAACCCCGGCCCCGCAGGTGCGGGCGCTGTCATCATGGACGCTGCAGAGGACCAACTCGCCCGTCTCGGCCGGCCCGTCGGCTCCCGGACGGGGAACAACACCGCCGAATACGTCGCCCTCCAGCTCGGGCTCTCCGAACTGCTGGCTCGCTACGAGCCACGCAGGCTGGAGGTGCGCATCGATTCGATGACGGTCATCCGAGACGTCTGGGGTGGCGATGACCCGACGGAACCGGGCGTCGAGACGTACAGCGAGGCCGTCACGGCGGCACTGTCGAGCATCCCGGAACAGCGGTACACGCATCTGGCCGACAGCGACCCGAACCCCGCCGACGCACTGGCGACAGTAGGAACCGATATCGCGACCTTCGGACCTGGATAGTAGCGTTACGCCGCTTAACATTCGAAATCCCGGCTCTGTTGAAATCCTCAGACGCTATTAGAAACCTCATGCTGACTACAACCTCTGCATTCAGTATACTGTTCTTGACAGCTATCGGTGAAATCGATTGTTGCTCCGGTACTGACTCGACCTATACTAACCGCTCGAGTGGTCTACTCCTCCCCCTCCTAAGCGAACGTAACAATATCAGTTATCGAGGTCTTCTCTCTTTCCTTACCAGTCGGGTGGCGTCGCTGTGACGCTCGTTTCGGCCGATTGATCTCGACTTGCGGGAAGCGGCGCGCGCTCTGCCTGCCGCGCGTTGCCCGCCCCCATAGGGGTACCGCGTTTTCTGTACACAATGTACACAAAACGAAGCAACCACGACCTTCGTCCCCTCTCTCGAAGCAACATCTCTCGAACTAACCGGTCAGTATCCTAACGTTCTTTAGTATAAATTGCGTGTCTCACAGACGAGCACGAAAGTGCGCCGAGCCGGAGTGCCCAGGACCAACCACGCACTCCGGCTCCCACAGCCCCCGCGTAGCGGGAGCAATCCACCATTGACGTTGGCGAAATAAAGAAGTGCCGACGTCCCGCCGTCCAGTCGTCGCTGTCGTTGATTCGCTCGCCGGATTGTATTCCGCTGCATCGGGGCCGATACCGAAGCTATCCATGGTCTCGAGCGTTGCACTCCACTGCGATTGTGGTACCGACGTCCGTATCGCGACGACCGACGATCCGG
This window of the Natrinema salifodinae genome carries:
- a CDS encoding transcriptional regulator, which produces MRQADETTRQRLADALRAEPATPSELATQFDLTPHAVVRHVEHVSRSVEGTDERLLVAPPTCRDCGFDDYDDLLNLPSRCPDCKSESVDEPTFTIE
- a CDS encoding DUF7344 domain-containing protein; amino-acid sequence: MTSRSHSELDAVEFVQTVLDWLDDRDASAETLDDAFALLANQRRRLLLEVMRTYDEELTLPDAAEEVAIRETGHNVTNISPEHVTEVYLSLYHDHLPRLVDAGLLEYDQERDLVAPDAV
- a CDS encoding Rieske (2Fe-2S) protein; its protein translation is MDAADAGRIAALPDVPTDSTFLFRVTDESDEEREAILVRTAPADGGEPTTGDGDGFDGDGESDGDEAGPAEIACWLNYCQHLTHIKLDKGSGAPMRNGELVCANHGAYFEAESGRCTFGPCEGAYLTDLEVTVSDGDVYLVDDEFEFVGPGPIERDDLDRASSSNVEF
- a CDS encoding saccharopine dehydrogenase family protein — its product is MDSLLIYGSYGYTGRLIAREAVARGGSPVVAGRDGRAVADQADDLGVEGRTFDLEAGSGTLDAQLASFDAVLNCAGPFVETAEPLVEACLETETDYLDITGEFAVFEFLRQRDRAARQAGITILPGVGFDVVPSDCLAAFLAEQLPAADRLRLGITGGGGLSRGTAWTLVEHLGDGGVVRRNGRLIQVPAAFRTREIDFGDGPEHAITIPWGDVVTAAHSTGIESIEVYAAAPRWAATGLSAVDSLAWLLDRRPVAGALKRLIDARFDGPAERELATGSAVVWGEVIDEETDRRARARLRTPNPYALTAESAVSAAERVLGIGDDGRDRIPSGFQTPASAFGPDFALELSGTEREPVEMPADSGESTRRVVESDD
- a CDS encoding aminotransferase class IV; protein product: MTDDHLYHVDGELVPADEATVSVDDRGFRYGDAAFETLRAYGGTLFAWDAHVDRLERTCDLLSLDHGLAPDDLRARIDETLAANGLADAYVRLSITRGVQPGKLTPQPAVDPTVVVYVKPLPRGGLEGESVWDGPATVATVETRRIPDQAILAAAKTHNYLNGILARAELDAGTDEALMCDREGRLTEGATSNLFFVRDGALYTPTTDGPVLPGITREIVLELARRADIEVREGRYEPADVSDADEAFLTNRTWELRPIATLDGRDIGGGPVTERLSRLYDERVEQSCYSD
- a CDS encoding DUF4177 domain-containing protein, with amino-acid sequence MSESEVTRWEYETLRPPRDETQKEAEDPKAELNQLGAEGWEFVETIDYEGGGTKYLVFKRPAQSGEPV
- a CDS encoding ribonuclease HI family protein; amino-acid sequence: MTDDPLPAEHLSPLATLVDEVLASVGYEVAAATDAIDDAVPGYGGLFDPATTPAELRRALESLLASGLTRPSVPEPTSDTFVLYVDGSSRGNPGPAGAGAVIMDAAEDQLARLGRPVGSRTGNNTAEYVALQLGLSELLARYEPRRLEVRIDSMTVIRDVWGGDDPTEPGVETYSEAVTAALSSIPEQRYTHLADSDPNPADALATVGTDIATFGPG